GAGGGAATGCTCACCCTTGATCATCGCCGGCGCGGTGCAGGTCTTGCTCGTCTTTGCTTTGGCTGCCTGGTCAGCCCCTCCCCGAGGAAGGTCACCTGTCCTGCGCCGCGCATAGACTCTGCTTCATGGCCAAGAACCGCGCCGTGAAGCGGACCCGCAGCGCACCCTCCGGCGAACCCAGCCCCGGGGGTCAAACCGAGCCGGCAAAGGACAGCGAGGCTGCGGAACCGATCCGGTGGCTCAACGAGGAGGAGCTCCAGGCCTGGATGGCCCTGGTCGCCGTGGTGACCAAGCTGCCCGCGGCAATGGACCGACAGCTCCAGCAGGACGCCGAGCTCACACACTTCGAGTACCAGGTCCTCGTGGGCCTGTCCCGGGCCCCCGAGCACACCCTTCGCATGAGCGAGTTGGCCGGCTTCACCGCGAGTCAGCTGCCGCGTCTGTCCCAGGTCGCGACCCGCAT
Above is a window of Streptomyces sp. NBC_00490 DNA encoding:
- a CDS encoding MarR family winged helix-turn-helix transcriptional regulator, whose protein sequence is MAKNRAVKRTRSAPSGEPSPGGQTEPAKDSEAAEPIRWLNEEELQAWMALVAVVTKLPAAMDRQLQQDAELTHFEYQVLVGLSRAPEHTLRMSELAGFTASQLPRLSQVATRMERRGWLTRRPDPTDGRYTLAGLTDAGLAKLEASAPGHVSAVRRLVFDSLSPTQVRQMAQISRRILQGSAELH